The DNA window AAAGAATTTCTAGACATTATTTATTCTATCAAGGATAAAGGTATGAAAACAGAATTGTCTGGCTTTGTTAACAAACATGACATAGCGGCTAATTACTATAATGAGGGCAAATTAAAATCTGCAAGTGGAAACAGAAAAGAAGCGATTAGCATGTACACAAAGGCTATTGAAAATTATCCGATTGAAGATTCTTATTCCAAATCAGAAGCATATTATAATAGGGGCCTAAATAAAAGATATTTAAATGACCTTAAGGGAGCAATTGGTGATTATACAGAAGCTATAAAATTAAGGCCAGACTATTACAAGGCATATAATAACAGAGGTTATGCCAAGATAATTCTTGAAGATTTTCCTGGTGCAATTGCCGACTTTACCATGACGATTAAATATGACAATTATAATACTGAATTTACAAATATAGCTATGGGAAACAGAGGTATTGCAAAAAATAAAAAGTGGCCAGAATGGCTGCGCGGATATTAAAAAGGCAATAGAATTAGGAAACACAAAGCTTTACGATATTTTCAGTGAAAATTGTAAATAAGGAAAGTTAAATTATATATATTTCACAATTTAAAAAGCAAACCTATGTTTAAAGATCCATTTTCATTTGAAGGGCGAATAAGAAGAAGCGAATACGGAATTTCAATTATTATTTACCTGATATTGTATTGGCTGGCAATATTTTTGGCAATTGGCATTGGAAATGATCCTGGTGCTGTAATTTTTACAATTTGTATGATCCCATTGATCTGGTTTGGTTTAGCGCAGGGGGCTAAAAGATGTCATGACATTGGGAATAGCGGATGGTGGCAGCTAATTCCTTTTTATGGGTTATGGATGTTGTTTCAAGATGGGACACCTGGCCAAAATCAATATGGTGAAAATCCTAAGGGTATAATGAATCAATCTCCACCTTTTATCGTGGATCCACAAAATCCACAAACTCCACAAAGTGGATATCAAGGCGGGTATCTTGGTGGCCATAATAATCCCAACACCAACTATGGTTCAAATGTGAATCCCCAAAATGGTAGTGGATATAATGACGGTGATTTATACAAATAAACTTAAAAAAATGTACGACTTAAGAAGTTTAACGATTAGCAGTACAAATCCTGCTTAATAATCTATTTAATTGACCAAAGTGGTTCAATGGGTGAAAAGTTTGTGTTCTTCTCATACAAAATCAGTTGAGTTATCAGATGCTATAAATGACATCATTTACAAGTGTGGGATTACGCTGTATTGGAAATGCTGGCGAATTAAAAATAGATTTGAAATTGCAATTATTGTTTTATGGAAAAAATGAAAGTACCGTTCAATCTGGTTGGGAAGGTCA is part of the Bacteroidota bacterium genome and encodes:
- a CDS encoding DUF805 domain-containing protein encodes the protein MFKDPFSFEGRIRRSEYGISIIIYLILYWLAIFLAIGIGNDPGAVIFTICMIPLIWFGLAQGAKRCHDIGNSGWWQLIPFYGLWMLFQDGTPGQNQYGENPKGIMNQSPPFIVDPQNPQTPQSGYQGGYLGGHNNPNTNYGSNVNPQNGSGYNDGDLYK
- a CDS encoding tetratricopeptide repeat protein — protein: MKTELSGFVNKHDIAANYYNEGKLKSASGNRKEAISMYTKAIENYPIEDSYSKSEAYYNRGLNKRYLNDLKGAIGDYTEAIKLRPDYYKAYNNRGYAKIILEDFPGAIADFTMTIKYDNYNTEFTNIAMGNRGIAKNKKWPEWLRGY